A portion of the Glycine max cultivar Williams 82 chromosome 10, Glycine_max_v4.0, whole genome shotgun sequence genome contains these proteins:
- the LOC100820151 gene encoding transcription factor PIF3 — MPLYELYRLAREKLGKETTSTRAPDQCSSPENDFFELVWENGQISSQGQSSRVRRSPSCKSLPSHCLPSHSPKARDKDVGYGSYTRLGKFGDLDSGLNEIPMSVPSSEVDFCQDEDVLPWLDYPSIDGSLQQEYGSDFLPASNSFTLLDKKSNGNMAFRDSQKTSEEQGNVFKGSSAGQVETARPKASSTSQLFPPSLHQCQTSFVSSRSRASDITENNNTSNANQDASYGKITHILSSSSDFSNAKVQKCDPPMNSNGSSSTIMNFSHFARPAAMVRANLHSIGLKSGLSSSRSDSMEMKNKGAAATSSNPPESILVDSSVECLKEPIIQCQQVVEQSKADVNSLLPKSVEQNAVPSKQSEPAGKESAAKIDLIPNQVPGDNGTKGQTAAEKSKEPAVASSSVCSGNGTDQGSEEPNQNLKRKRKDTDDSECHSEDVEEESAGAKKTAGGRGGAGSKRSRAAEVHNLSERKRRDRINEKMRALQELIPNCNKVDKASMLDEAIEYLKTLQLQVQIMSMGAGLYMPPMMLPAGMQHMHAPHMAPFSPMGVGMHMGYGMGYGMGMPDMNGGSSRFPMIQVPQMQGTHIPVAHMSGSTAFHGMARANPPGFGLPGQGHPMPMPRAPMFPFSGGQMPNVDPQVKQSTGGRDSTSQMPTQCEAAAVGFEQSTLAHNNGHATKANDNGSVNPGPGR; from the exons ATGCCTTTATATGAGTTATACCGGCTGGCCAGAGAGAAGCTTGGTAAAGAAACTACCAGCACACGTGCTCCTGATCAATGTTCCTC GCCAGAGAATGATTTTTTTGAGCTGGTTTGGGAGAACGGTCAGATTTCGAGCCAGGGTCAGTCCAGTAGAGTTAGAAGGAGCCCCTCTTGCAAGAGTTTGCCATCTCACTGCTTACCATCTCACAGTCCCAAGGCTAGGGATAAAGATGTAGGATATGGTAGCTACACAAGGTTGGGGAAATTTGGGGATTTAGACTCTGGATTAAATGAAATTCCAATGTCGGTGCCATCCAGTGAAGTGGATTTCTGTCAAGATGAAGATGTGTTACCTTGGTTGGATTATCCATCAATAGATGGTTCTTTGCAACAAGAGTATGGTTCTGATTTCCTTCCCGCCTCAAACAGTTTTACTCTATTGGATAAAAAAAGTAATGGCAATATGGCGTTTAGGGATTCTCAGAAAACTTCTGAAGAACAAGGGAATGTTTTCAAGGGTTCTTCAGCTGGACAGGTTGAGACTGCCAGACCTAAAGCTAGTAGCACCAGTCAGTTATTCCCCCCATCATTGCATCAGTGTCAAACATCTTTTGTTTCGTCTAGATCCAGAGCATCAGATATAACTGAAAATAACAATACGAGTAATGCAAACCAGGATGCGTCTTATGGCAAAATTACTCATATTCTATCTTCCTCAAGTGATTTTTCTAACGCAAAGGTGCAGAAGTGTGATCCACCTATGAATAGCAATGGTTCCAGTTCCACCATAATGAATTTCTCCCATTTTGCAAGGCCTGCTGCTATGGTAAGAGCTAATCTTCATAGCATTGGCCTGAAGTCTGGTTTGTCTTCATCAAGATCAGACAGTATGGAAATGAAGAATAAAGGTGCTGCTGCAACTAGCAGCAATCCTCCTGAATCAATTCTTGTTGATTCAAGTGTTGAATGTTTAAAGGAACCGATCATACAATGCCAGCAGGTTGTGGAGCAATCCAAGGCTGATGTGAACTCTTTGCTGCCAAAATCTGTTGAACAGAATGCTGTGCCTTCTAAGCAGTCAGAGCCTGCTGGTAAAGAGAGTGCCGCTAAGATTGATCTAATTCCCAATCAAGTTCCTGGTGACAATGGCACTAAAGGACAGACAGCTGCTGAAAAAAGTAAGGAGCCAGCAGTAGCCTCTTCCTCTGTTTGCTCTGGCAATGGTACAGACCAAGGTTCAGAAGagccaaatcaaaatttgaagcGAAAAAGAAAAGACACTGACGACTCTGAGTGCCATAGTGAA GATGTTGAGGAAGAATCAGCTGGTGCTAAAAAGACAGCTGGTGGGCGAGGAGGTGCAGGTTCCAAGAGAAGCCGTGCAGCTGAAGTGCATAATCTATCTGAAAGG AAGCGAAGAGATAGGATCAATGAGAAGATGCGTGCATTACAAGAACTCATACCAAATTGCAATAAG GTGGATAAAGCTTCAATGCTGGATGAGGCAATTGAGTATCTTAAAACACTTCAGCTCCAAGTTCAA ATTATGTCAATGGGAGCTGGTTTATATATGCCTCCAATGATGTTACCTGCAGGAATGCAGCACATGCATGCACCACATATGGCTCCATTTTCACCTATGGGTGTTGGCATGCATATGGGATATGGTATGGGTTATGGGATGGGAATGCCTGACATGAATGGTGGATCTTCAAGATTCCCTATGATTCAGGTGCCCCAAATGCAAGGAACTCATATCCCTGTTGCACATATGTCTGGATCTACAGCTTTTCATGGGATGGCCAGAGCAAATCCTCCAGGGTTTGGGCTTCCTGGACAAGGACATCCCATGCCAATGCCGCGAGCTCCTATGTTTCCTTTTTCAGGAGGACAAATGCCAAATGTTGACCCACAAGTTAAGCAAAGCACTGGTGGCCGTGACTCAACTAGTCAGATGCCTACCCAG tGTGAAGCAGCAGCTGTTGGATTTGAGCAATCTACGTTGGCTCATAATAACGGTCATGCAACCAAGGCTAATGACAATGGATCTGTTAATCCTGGACCTGGCAGATAA